One part of the Rhodococcus oxybenzonivorans genome encodes these proteins:
- a CDS encoding FAD-dependent monooxygenase: MSTYFHPPKYPATDFTSMTAGDEPLPVVVVGAGPVGMGVALGLAQRGIAVTVLESADQVSFGSRAICISRHSLEVAARLGVGPELEKIVLPWVGGRSYYRGQEVLHFQMPHSEHDVRGPMVNVSQSEIEQIMTEALLAHPLITLHWSARVVGVVRAGKEVMLDIDTAFGARTLRACWVVAADGGRSRMRELAGLRLQGNSYEGSYVIADIHWESKLPAERMVWFDPPSNPGSTIIMHQQPRDIWRIDYQLDASDDAAVETQEHRIRDRITRHLEWLENDVPWTLEWHGFYRAHALALETFTHDRILFAGDAAHLVPIFGVRGLNSGMEDAETLAWQLAAVVHGTADEVLLQAYSTERRGAWQQNVDNAGKSTLIMSPGSHGYRTTRDAVLALATTRPEFAHLINPRQSSATHAHLSPLTWPVAQGTTGVLPGDPMEDRRVRVVTTSGTVESSLNQVRGTGFAVLGIGLDAAAADVIAAHAAALAMALSPESVQAIVVPRAGVEVDPATDLTVLDDGDGVLSRALGASDGEVFVIRPDGLVLCRVRDVSLLGQIHEHLRSATAPTSGVVPAHTEAGATPEELVRENAWMGLSEALDQADETDREGFLTRLAMLLGSQSGRREFVEALAAASAVSSKARHSASKHSVVDA; this comes from the coding sequence ATGTCCACTTATTTCCACCCCCCGAAGTACCCGGCGACCGACTTCACGTCGATGACCGCCGGTGACGAGCCACTGCCCGTCGTCGTGGTAGGCGCCGGGCCGGTGGGCATGGGCGTCGCGCTGGGACTCGCACAGCGCGGAATCGCGGTAACGGTCCTCGAGTCTGCCGACCAGGTGTCGTTCGGTAGCCGCGCCATTTGCATCTCCCGGCACAGCCTCGAGGTGGCGGCCCGACTCGGCGTCGGGCCCGAACTCGAGAAGATCGTTCTTCCCTGGGTCGGCGGTCGCAGCTACTACCGCGGCCAAGAGGTGCTGCACTTCCAGATGCCGCACAGCGAGCACGATGTCCGGGGACCGATGGTCAACGTCTCGCAGTCCGAGATCGAGCAGATCATGACAGAAGCTTTGCTCGCGCATCCGCTGATCACGCTGCACTGGTCGGCGCGGGTCGTGGGCGTCGTGCGGGCGGGCAAAGAAGTGATGCTCGACATCGATACCGCCTTCGGTGCGCGGACGCTTCGTGCCTGCTGGGTCGTCGCCGCGGACGGTGGCCGAAGCCGGATGCGCGAGTTGGCAGGACTTCGGTTGCAGGGCAACAGCTACGAGGGAAGCTACGTGATCGCCGACATTCACTGGGAGTCGAAGCTGCCTGCCGAGCGGATGGTGTGGTTCGATCCGCCGAGCAATCCCGGGTCCACGATCATCATGCACCAGCAGCCGCGGGACATCTGGCGCATCGACTACCAGCTCGATGCTTCGGACGACGCCGCAGTCGAGACCCAGGAGCACCGGATCCGCGACCGCATCACCCGGCACCTCGAGTGGCTCGAGAACGACGTGCCGTGGACCCTCGAATGGCATGGTTTCTACCGAGCGCACGCGCTCGCATTGGAAACTTTCACGCACGATCGGATCTTGTTCGCGGGTGACGCCGCCCATTTGGTGCCGATCTTCGGTGTGCGCGGGTTGAACTCCGGAATGGAAGACGCGGAGACCCTGGCCTGGCAGCTTGCCGCCGTCGTGCACGGAACCGCCGACGAGGTGCTGCTGCAAGCGTATTCGACGGAACGCCGGGGGGCGTGGCAGCAGAACGTCGACAACGCCGGCAAGTCGACGCTCATCATGTCGCCGGGGAGTCACGGCTACCGGACCACCCGCGACGCAGTGCTGGCGCTGGCAACCACGCGTCCGGAGTTCGCTCACCTGATCAACCCGCGACAGTCCAGCGCCACGCACGCACACCTGTCACCGTTGACCTGGCCGGTGGCCCAGGGCACGACCGGAGTGCTGCCCGGCGACCCGATGGAGGATCGGCGGGTGCGCGTCGTCACGACGAGCGGCACGGTGGAGTCGTCACTGAACCAGGTACGCGGAACGGGATTCGCCGTGCTCGGCATCGGCCTCGACGCCGCAGCAGCAGACGTGATCGCGGCCCACGCCGCCGCCCTCGCCATGGCGCTGTCGCCCGAATCGGTGCAGGCGATCGTGGTTCCTCGCGCCGGTGTCGAGGTGGACCCGGCCACCGACCTGACGGTGCTCGACGACGGTGACGGTGTGCTGTCGCGGGCCCTCGGTGCGTCCGACGGGGAGGTGTTTGTCATTCGCCCGGACGGGCTCGTCCTGTGCCGGGTACGCGATGTATCGCTGCTCGGGCAGATCCACGAGCACCTGCGGTCCGCGACCGCGCCGACCTCCGGTGTCGTCCCCGCTCATACCGAGGCCGGTGCGACACCGGAGGAACTGGTACGCGAGAACGCGTGGATGGGACTGTCGGAGGCACTCGACCAGGCGGACGAGACGGACCGGGAAGGTTTCCTCACCCGGCTCGCGATGCTGCTCGGATCGCAATCGGGTCGACGCGAGTTCGTGGAAGCGCTAGCTGCTGCATCGGCTGTGAGCAGCAAAGCACGTCACAGTGCGTCGAAACACTCCGTGGTGGACGCTTAG